In the genome of Pseudomonas protegens, one region contains:
- a CDS encoding GNAT family N-acetyltransferase translates to MKLIEIQQITHLPAEVLTLEKEAVAEGFRFLTRLISEWHSGTNRFNAPGECLMAAYSNQQVIGIGGLSVDPYNNPDTARLRRVYVAPAARNQHVGQALVNALVAQAALHFQKVRLSTDTSGGDAFYLRCGFMRIEDVHATHIMELVNA, encoded by the coding sequence ATGAAACTAATCGAGATTCAACAGATTACGCATCTGCCGGCGGAAGTTCTTACCTTGGAGAAAGAGGCAGTTGCAGAAGGTTTCAGGTTTCTTACGCGCCTGATTTCGGAGTGGCACTCTGGAACTAATCGCTTCAATGCGCCCGGTGAATGTCTCATGGCTGCGTATTCGAACCAGCAAGTCATAGGAATCGGAGGACTATCAGTTGATCCCTATAATAACCCCGATACCGCAAGGCTCCGGCGAGTGTACGTGGCACCTGCGGCGAGGAATCAACACGTCGGTCAGGCGTTGGTAAACGCGTTGGTTGCACAGGCTGCTCTTCACTTTCAGAAGGTGCGTCTTTCCACCGATACTTCTGGAGGCGACGCGTTTTACCTGCGCTGCGGTTTCATGCGAATAGAAGATGTCCATGCCACTCACATCATGGAGCTGGTCAACGCCTGA
- a CDS encoding ion channel yields MGEISAKLAGIKAGINELDLKVRSLDQQVDSGRAELAEVGRRNQTITMANGEHYRLDITAEASRSVVDAERVLKAFSERDSSERDYGVAEANLRVKLAEMRVVQAEQMAEAHRYFISNIGQFGDPQLMAQMDQLHDKTQAQAREREQAWELLSEKRTELIDVAQTWRKQRLDAVSWLDFLFFSIGISTTTTYGDVVGNSRLVRSLIALQLLICVFVMAGFVSSVVSRSGRRGGGTSPSPAPDIRAS; encoded by the coding sequence ATGGGTGAGATCAGTGCAAAGCTGGCAGGCATCAAAGCCGGAATCAACGAACTTGACCTCAAGGTAAGGTCGTTGGACCAGCAAGTCGACTCTGGTCGCGCAGAACTCGCCGAGGTCGGCAGGCGCAATCAAACTATCACCATGGCCAATGGCGAGCATTATCGGCTGGACATTACCGCAGAGGCTAGCCGAAGTGTTGTTGATGCCGAGCGAGTGTTGAAGGCGTTTTCGGAGCGTGACTCGTCAGAGCGGGATTATGGTGTCGCGGAAGCTAACCTGAGGGTGAAGCTTGCAGAGATGCGGGTCGTCCAGGCTGAACAAATGGCCGAGGCTCACCGATATTTCATCAGCAACATCGGGCAGTTTGGCGATCCCCAGCTTATGGCACAGATGGATCAACTGCATGACAAGACCCAAGCCCAGGCCCGTGAGCGTGAACAGGCTTGGGAGCTGCTTAGCGAGAAGCGTACAGAACTCATCGACGTTGCCCAGACGTGGCGCAAACAACGCCTAGACGCCGTATCATGGTTGGATTTCCTCTTTTTCAGTATCGGTATTTCCACGACAACTACGTATGGTGATGTGGTCGGCAACTCAAGGTTGGTGCGTAGTCTGATCGCGTTACAACTGTTGATCTGCGTGTTCGTGATGGCAGGCTTCGTGTCGTCGGTGGTATCCAGGTCTGGACGGCGGGGTGGTGGCACATCGCCTAGCCCCGCTCCGGACATCAGAGCATCCTAG
- a CDS encoding MFS transporter — protein sequence MIPVRYRILCIYSGMLALTQYEWMRFAPITDQVSTQYGITYGEVGSLSLAVTALALPLALPSGGLIDRISVQTALRITAIAMLLAALIRVLQPHYEYLLAGQLLFGFVQPLTMSLLVKLMITWFSEDEHVRVTTLFSMVIFLGIGSAFMIVPLTEEGNISSSLLIDVAILGLIALLTFIYVPRDGPLVQTTSAPTKSGGRLLAEGVDLLRTAPFMAVLLMIFLTNGYFSAITTWLEPILLRQGIDAQVSGFIVVLMLAGGIAGMTFMPLLVRSGATVGGILSGVSLLAGGGTVLLFTSGSPWILSLAGIVIGAALLSPLPLLLQLIADTAGLSRSGTATSIFWLVGNIGATIMIATLGVIADHGDWGMAAVLLCLVLVVQITISLMGFRMVGARTT from the coding sequence GTGATCCCAGTACGTTACCGTATTCTTTGTATTTACTCCGGCATGCTGGCGTTGACCCAGTATGAGTGGATGCGCTTTGCGCCTATCACGGATCAGGTGTCCACCCAGTACGGTATTACTTATGGGGAAGTCGGTTCATTGTCTTTGGCTGTGACGGCACTTGCATTACCGCTGGCACTTCCCAGCGGTGGCCTGATTGACCGGATATCGGTGCAAACAGCGTTGCGTATCACCGCCATTGCCATGTTGTTGGCGGCATTGATCCGGGTGTTACAACCCCATTATGAATACCTGCTTGCCGGCCAACTGTTGTTCGGGTTTGTTCAACCCTTGACCATGTCGCTGCTCGTCAAGTTGATGATCACCTGGTTTTCTGAAGATGAACATGTGCGGGTCACGACGCTGTTCAGTATGGTGATTTTCCTGGGTATAGGCTCCGCGTTCATGATTGTCCCGTTGACGGAGGAGGGGAACATCAGCAGTTCGTTGTTGATTGACGTCGCGATCCTGGGGCTGATTGCACTATTGACCTTCATTTATGTCCCGCGAGATGGCCCTCTTGTGCAAACAACGTCCGCTCCGACCAAGTCCGGCGGCCGTTTACTGGCGGAGGGTGTCGATTTATTGCGCACGGCTCCGTTCATGGCTGTTTTGCTGATGATTTTTTTAACCAACGGCTATTTCTCCGCCATTACGACATGGCTGGAGCCGATCCTGTTGCGTCAGGGGATCGATGCCCAGGTTTCAGGATTTATCGTTGTTCTGATGTTGGCCGGTGGTATCGCGGGTATGACGTTCATGCCTTTACTGGTTCGTAGCGGTGCAACCGTGGGGGGCATTCTGTCCGGGGTTTCATTGTTGGCAGGGGGAGGCACGGTACTGCTTTTCACCTCGGGTTCCCCTTGGATATTGAGTCTGGCAGGGATCGTGATCGGTGCCGCGCTGTTATCTCCGCTGCCTCTTCTGCTGCAACTGATAGCCGACACTGCCGGACTCTCCAGGTCGGGGACGGCGACCTCAATTTTCTGGTTAGTCGGCAATATTGGCGCCACGATAATGATCGCGACGTTGGGGGTTATCGCCGACCACGGTGATTGGGGAATGGCAGCGGTATTGCTGTGTCTGGTTCTGGTTGTCCAGATAACGATTTCTCTCATGGGCTTTCGAATGGTCGGCGCTCGCACTACCTGA
- a CDS encoding methyltransferase codes for MDSTVHTEHHSDKQIFDIYFGFINTYTLFFADEVNLFDLLEGKALRLGEIGSALELAPRAAQALVAMCTSQGLLEKSGECYGLTSLAQAFLTRKSETSFSGVLQSARYKEDAFSYAFFKESMLSGESGLFGETDLFENNAQDQLHSEIFTKAMHSKSKGPARAWSGRIDLSGYTCLLDVGGGSGVHSICALEKWPELNAVIFDLPYVCDIADTYVEQYRMAGRITTHKGDIWASEYPAADVHLYSDIFHDWPLDKCLFLAKKSFDALPSGGHIILHEMFFNKEKTGPHNVAAYNANMLLWTQGQQLSETEIRELLTIAGFRDITVSRTQYGDWSLATGIKY; via the coding sequence ATGGACAGTACAGTGCACACGGAGCATCACAGTGATAAACAGATATTTGATATCTACTTCGGGTTTATCAATACCTACACCTTGTTTTTTGCGGATGAAGTAAACCTGTTTGATCTGCTTGAAGGCAAAGCGCTGAGGCTGGGTGAAATCGGCTCGGCATTGGAACTGGCACCTCGGGCCGCACAGGCGCTTGTGGCTATGTGCACCAGTCAGGGGCTGCTTGAGAAGAGTGGGGAGTGCTATGGCCTGACGTCTTTGGCGCAAGCGTTTCTGACCCGAAAGTCGGAGACCTCGTTCAGTGGGGTCCTGCAATCCGCACGCTACAAAGAAGATGCGTTCTCTTACGCATTCTTCAAAGAGTCGATGCTCAGTGGAGAGTCCGGGTTGTTCGGTGAGACTGATCTGTTTGAGAACAATGCGCAGGACCAGTTACACAGCGAAATTTTCACCAAGGCGATGCACAGTAAAAGCAAAGGACCGGCTCGGGCCTGGTCGGGTCGGATTGATCTGTCCGGGTATACCTGTCTTCTGGATGTAGGCGGTGGTTCGGGTGTTCACTCTATTTGTGCGCTGGAGAAATGGCCTGAACTGAATGCCGTGATCTTTGATCTTCCCTATGTCTGCGATATTGCCGATACCTACGTCGAGCAGTACCGGATGGCGGGGCGCATCACAACCCATAAAGGAGACATCTGGGCGTCTGAGTATCCAGCCGCCGATGTGCATCTTTACAGTGATATTTTTCATGATTGGCCGCTGGACAAGTGTCTGTTTCTGGCCAAAAAGAGTTTTGATGCACTGCCCAGCGGCGGCCATATCATTCTTCATGAGATGTTTTTTAATAAAGAAAAGACCGGCCCACATAATGTCGCGGCTTATAACGCGAACATGTTGCTTTGGACCCAGGGTCAGCAATTGTCAGAGACCGAGATAAGGGAGCTGCTGACGATTGCCGGTTTTCGCGATATTACAGTTTCCCGCACGCAATACGGTGACTGGAGCCTGGCAACCGGAATCAAGTATTAA
- a CDS encoding HAD-IIB family hydrolase, whose amino-acid sequence MTSKDTWLIVSDFDETFMPVLSSREADAGIDKLESCLNQLKRKHHLLFGWATGNSQAVVLDKMKRYPEFPWDFALTSLGTELYWNHPDSVLEDEGWPLQGAGTFQERVMRLSTLFEREGIELTLQSEAFQQKRIRGYYLNADGNEAIAIEHIHRLCLQVGLEASITYASAAADDPENVYDVAIMHPGCGKKQGVDFIVKKHEISPARVISFGDSCNDIEMLKACSHGYLVGNASHEARQAFDRVVEGFYCHGIVDGLQRHF is encoded by the coding sequence ATGACGAGCAAAGACACCTGGTTGATAGTTTCTGATTTTGACGAGACGTTTATGCCGGTCTTGTCGTCTCGAGAGGCGGATGCCGGGATAGACAAACTGGAAAGCTGTTTGAATCAACTCAAACGCAAGCACCACCTGTTATTTGGCTGGGCCACGGGAAACAGTCAAGCGGTGGTCCTGGACAAGATGAAGAGATACCCCGAGTTTCCCTGGGACTTTGCACTGACCAGTCTGGGAACCGAGTTGTACTGGAATCACCCAGACAGTGTTCTGGAGGATGAGGGTTGGCCGTTACAAGGCGCTGGAACGTTTCAAGAGCGGGTCATGAGGCTGAGCACCCTGTTCGAGCGAGAGGGTATTGAGTTGACGTTGCAGTCGGAGGCTTTCCAGCAAAAACGCATTCGGGGTTATTACTTGAATGCCGATGGCAATGAAGCGATCGCCATCGAGCACATCCATAGACTCTGTTTGCAGGTTGGTCTTGAGGCCTCAATTACCTACGCCAGTGCCGCCGCCGACGACCCTGAGAATGTCTACGATGTCGCCATCATGCACCCGGGGTGCGGAAAGAAGCAGGGGGTCGATTTCATCGTCAAGAAACATGAGATTTCCCCCGCCAGGGTCATCTCGTTCGGGGACAGTTGCAATGACATCGAGATGTTGAAGGCCTGTTCACATGGTTACCTGGTGGGCAACGCTTCGCATGAGGCCAGGCAGGCGTTTGATCGTGTTGTTGAGGGTTTCTATTGTCATGGCATCGTTGATGGTCTTCAACGGCATTTTTGA
- a CDS encoding DUF1349 domain-containing protein — translation MDDTVGTTPLLREDPNTVLRISDRVFGAEHCAQLRYVAPVLKLRSEPGSDSFNIPGLHTVDSLGTLLTSVTGEFALGADIKLFSLAKFDATGLFLHVGLHKLKFGVEEYGSNKKIVSVHSSPYSDEVNGIEVNDEPVRLFISRSGDVFSCYLSGSEGAVVFHRAFYVNNCPDEVRVGFSVQSPFSDGAVGEFSRIEISSQSMGLIRE, via the coding sequence ATGGATGACACCGTTGGCACTACACCTCTTTTGCGCGAAGACCCGAACACCGTACTGAGGATCAGTGATCGTGTGTTCGGTGCCGAGCATTGCGCGCAGCTGCGTTATGTTGCGCCGGTTCTGAAACTGCGAAGCGAACCCGGTAGCGATTCGTTCAATATTCCAGGGCTTCATACGGTGGACAGCTTGGGCACTTTGCTCACGTCGGTGACGGGAGAGTTTGCCCTTGGCGCTGACATCAAGTTATTCAGCCTGGCCAAGTTTGATGCTACAGGGCTCTTTCTACACGTCGGGCTGCACAAGCTGAAGTTCGGTGTTGAAGAGTACGGCAGCAACAAGAAGATCGTATCGGTGCATTCATCGCCCTATAGCGATGAAGTCAATGGCATCGAAGTAAACGATGAGCCTGTGCGGCTGTTCATTTCGCGAAGTGGGGATGTGTTCTCGTGTTATCTGAGTGGCTCTGAGGGTGCCGTGGTTTTTCATCGGGCGTTCTATGTGAACAACTGCCCGGATGAAGTGCGCGTCGGGTTTAGTGTGCAGTCGCCCTTTTCCGATGGAGCGGTCGGGGAGTTTTCCCGGATTGAAATATCCTCACAGTCCATGGGACTCATCAGAGAGTGA
- a CDS encoding SDR family NAD(P)-dependent oxidoreductase, protein MTQGNKAQGKLSGKTMIVVGGARGIGAAIVEVLAKEDVHVYIFDTDRTPNAINHYQTQEVSGYQAARTLAADLVEQGLSVKAIAVDATSEAQVIEAVGGVVHESEHFYGLVNAIGSSHLINTVESSLSEFDAIVQTNLTAPYLTSREAARALIQRGKGGAILNISSIAAKVAFPGISSYCAAKAGLQGFSGALALELATHNIRVNCVCPGIVKTNMWKYLENRLIEPNESLDDLWARMEGLIPLGRTQIPENIARFCLAVLENEDITAQSLSVDGGMNLYG, encoded by the coding sequence ATGACGCAGGGAAATAAAGCGCAAGGCAAGTTGTCCGGTAAAACCATGATCGTTGTGGGCGGTGCCAGAGGCATCGGCGCCGCGATAGTTGAAGTACTGGCCAAAGAAGATGTTCATGTCTACATCTTTGATACTGACCGGACACCCAATGCAATCAACCACTATCAAACTCAGGAGGTCAGTGGTTATCAGGCGGCTCGCACGCTGGCGGCGGATCTGGTGGAGCAAGGGCTTTCGGTAAAGGCCATTGCGGTCGACGCAACGTCTGAAGCCCAGGTCATAGAAGCCGTAGGTGGCGTTGTCCATGAGTCAGAGCACTTTTACGGCCTGGTCAACGCCATTGGCAGCAGCCATCTGATCAACACGGTTGAATCATCGCTGAGCGAGTTTGACGCGATCGTGCAAACCAACCTTACAGCACCTTACTTGACGTCGCGTGAGGCTGCCCGCGCACTGATCCAGAGAGGCAAGGGCGGCGCGATCCTGAACATCAGCTCCATTGCCGCAAAAGTCGCCTTTCCTGGAATATCTTCCTACTGCGCCGCGAAAGCCGGGTTGCAGGGCTTCTCTGGTGCCTTGGCGCTGGAGTTGGCCACTCACAATATCCGGGTCAACTGCGTTTGCCCCGGCATCGTCAAAACCAATATGTGGAAGTACCTGGAGAACCGCCTCATCGAGCCCAACGAGTCGCTGGATGACTTGTGGGCTCGCATGGAGGGCCTGATCCCGCTGGGTCGTACACAGATCCCGGAAAACATTGCCCGGTTCTGTCTGGCGGTGCTTGAGAACGAAGACATCACGGCTCAATCCCTGTCGGTCGATGGCGGAATGAACCTGTATGGATGA
- a CDS encoding 1-deoxy-D-xylulose-5-phosphate synthase N-terminal domain-containing protein, whose translation MNQLVSYDLEPVASLLTPLHGIRQSVHKRKAYLTADEYVRANEEVEVGIAEASKCQTINELSVAIARQFTPFYSDVRVCLERIHEIAGYGTLASCLSSLNIAEALFALEFCNAAGVANQDLVIGRGHIAPLFYAYRHVLNGMPLAFLAAVHDKVPAVVNKHYGFAYSMRHSLGEGVGIALGRANTNRDARVICVAGDGELNEGVSFEAIRLIGELEVKNLTLIVDNNGRGIDPLPGKLRPEYLAAYFSDVYEVDGHDTQAISEHIRQAEKDHRSTAIICHTEKGVHSFKRASHQSLMTSTDDQQKNDLRKASSCSRTADIIEEVRSGAPAHVFTADLAARFGLKSLSGYCNTGLAESALLTCAMGCPDDELKFVLTDDKYYLNAIDVLHSALIACRNLHVIGARKNGVWGGATYASTVFSLLTEETVYELTDPLDLLACIHRQKAKGGNGLYLMYDQPMERVCALREKYRKLSEDIYIFQPEFAAGSLIVSSESMAYEAFQVATTKRCTHIRFLSVRPDLELVKQMLSQCAEIIVVEHNSGRFNLAEYIESSLLVRVRKVFGDAYEWPTIETFQANVAPQVLGALLADPPFALVN comes from the coding sequence ATGAATCAATTAGTCAGTTATGACCTCGAGCCAGTTGCCAGCCTATTGACGCCGTTACATGGCATTCGTCAAAGCGTGCATAAACGGAAGGCGTACCTGACGGCCGATGAGTATGTGCGTGCCAATGAGGAAGTTGAAGTCGGTATTGCCGAGGCGTCGAAGTGCCAGACGATCAACGAACTGTCGGTCGCCATCGCCAGACAATTTACGCCTTTCTACTCAGACGTCAGGGTGTGCCTGGAGCGGATTCATGAAATTGCCGGTTACGGAACCCTGGCATCTTGCCTGTCGTCACTGAACATTGCCGAAGCACTGTTTGCATTGGAGTTCTGCAATGCGGCAGGGGTGGCCAATCAGGATCTGGTAATTGGCAGGGGGCATATTGCGCCATTGTTTTATGCTTATCGTCACGTGCTCAACGGTATGCCTTTGGCTTTTTTGGCTGCGGTTCACGACAAGGTGCCGGCCGTTGTCAATAAACACTACGGTTTTGCCTACAGCATGCGGCATAGCCTTGGCGAGGGAGTGGGCATTGCGTTGGGGCGGGCCAATACCAATCGTGATGCACGTGTTATCTGTGTGGCGGGTGACGGTGAGTTGAACGAAGGGGTGTCTTTCGAGGCGATTCGCCTGATAGGCGAACTTGAGGTCAAGAACCTGACGTTGATAGTGGACAACAATGGCAGAGGGATAGACCCACTTCCCGGGAAGTTGAGGCCGGAGTATCTGGCCGCCTACTTTTCTGATGTTTATGAAGTGGATGGACACGACACCCAGGCGATCAGTGAACACATTCGCCAGGCAGAGAAGGACCATCGGTCGACCGCGATCATCTGTCATACCGAAAAAGGCGTTCACTCCTTCAAACGTGCCAGCCATCAGAGTTTGATGACGTCAACGGACGATCAGCAGAAGAATGATCTGAGGAAAGCTTCCAGTTGCAGTCGGACGGCCGACATTATCGAAGAAGTTCGGTCAGGGGCACCTGCCCATGTATTCACCGCGGATCTGGCCGCTCGGTTTGGCCTTAAGTCATTGTCCGGTTATTGCAACACCGGCCTGGCCGAGTCAGCGTTGCTGACCTGCGCGATGGGGTGCCCGGATGATGAACTGAAGTTTGTCCTGACCGATGACAAGTATTACCTCAACGCGATAGATGTACTGCACTCTGCTTTGATTGCCTGTCGTAATTTGCATGTCATTGGCGCTCGGAAGAACGGTGTGTGGGGCGGCGCTACGTACGCCTCAACCGTATTCAGCTTGCTGACGGAAGAAACCGTATACGAACTGACAGACCCTCTCGATCTGTTGGCCTGTATTCATCGGCAGAAAGCAAAGGGTGGAAACGGCCTTTACTTAATGTACGACCAGCCCATGGAAAGAGTGTGTGCCCTGAGGGAGAAGTACCGGAAGCTGTCTGAAGATATCTATATTTTTCAGCCCGAGTTTGCCGCCGGTTCATTGATAGTGTCATCGGAGTCGATGGCATACGAAGCCTTTCAGGTCGCCACGACAAAAAGATGCACACATATCCGGTTTCTGTCCGTTCGGCCGGATCTTGAGCTGGTTAAACAGATGCTGAGCCAATGTGCCGAAATCATTGTCGTAGAACATAACAGTGGTCGCTTCAACCTGGCTGAATACATTGAATCCAGTTTGCTGGTTCGAGTTCGCAAGGTTTTCGGTGATGCCTATGAGTGGCCAACAATCGAGACTTTCCAGGCAAATGTTGCACCTCAAGTACTGGGTGCATTGTTGGCTGACCCGCCGTTCGCATTAGTTAATTAG
- a CDS encoding aminotransferase class III-fold pyridoxal phosphate-dependent enzyme, with translation MFVYQSRVKDQIVGSVKDVSVHAEGGIYTDAISGMFNVPFGYSCDPIKQHISKTLTDLPFHPKDHFYSSELFETSELLLKRAKMEDGGVLYVNSGSEAIESSIAMALEYHQRKGNTFKKKVICRKHSYHGATLGAHSITGRNDFKDLRCSGYDTIRINPPFPVVHEGQALEMHSVADVENIILHYGAEQIACIIFEPVNHLKGMRQTPREYLIGIRELCDRYDIVMITDEIVTGASRTGEFLNTHQFGVSADIVALGKGISGGYYPASAMVTSHKIASVFDKPEPWIPFSYSHTYASNPVSIAAINASMRVLEQIEAAGQLQKLITKTQALCQEIAGNERIARIESQGLLIGITLDSSLGEQAGKKLGGLCFDRKLIIRGEEDWACLAPAYIMSEETLSDVFEVLNESISQL, from the coding sequence ATGTTTGTCTATCAGTCACGCGTGAAAGACCAAATTGTTGGTTCTGTTAAAGATGTCAGTGTTCATGCAGAGGGTGGCATCTACACGGATGCGATTTCGGGCATGTTTAACGTACCGTTCGGGTATTCGTGCGACCCCATCAAGCAGCATATTTCCAAAACGTTGACGGATCTGCCTTTCCACCCTAAGGATCATTTCTATTCGTCCGAGCTGTTTGAAACTTCAGAGCTGCTGCTCAAACGCGCCAAGATGGAAGATGGCGGCGTGCTGTATGTCAACAGCGGCTCGGAAGCCATCGAGTCGTCGATTGCCATGGCCTTGGAGTATCACCAGCGCAAAGGCAATACGTTCAAGAAGAAAGTGATCTGCCGCAAGCACTCCTATCACGGCGCCACCTTGGGGGCCCACAGTATTACCGGCAGGAACGATTTCAAGGACCTGCGTTGCAGCGGTTACGACACTATTCGGATCAACCCGCCATTCCCTGTCGTTCACGAAGGTCAGGCGTTGGAAATGCACAGCGTGGCGGATGTGGAGAATATTATTCTTCATTATGGTGCGGAGCAGATCGCTTGCATTATTTTCGAGCCGGTCAACCATTTGAAAGGGATGCGGCAAACTCCCCGCGAGTATCTGATAGGTATTCGTGAACTGTGTGACCGTTACGATATTGTGATGATTACCGATGAAATCGTGACCGGCGCCTCTCGAACCGGAGAGTTCTTGAATACCCATCAGTTTGGGGTTTCTGCCGATATCGTCGCGCTCGGTAAAGGCATCAGCGGTGGTTATTACCCGGCATCCGCTATGGTGACATCCCATAAAATCGCCTCGGTGTTTGACAAGCCAGAGCCGTGGATCCCGTTTTCCTATTCGCATACCTATGCAAGCAACCCGGTTTCGATCGCGGCCATCAATGCGTCGATGCGCGTGCTGGAACAGATAGAGGCCGCAGGGCAGTTACAAAAACTCATTACAAAGACTCAGGCGCTGTGTCAGGAAATCGCCGGGAATGAGCGTATCGCCCGGATTGAATCCCAAGGCTTGCTGATCGGCATAACCCTGGACTCAAGCCTTGGGGAGCAGGCAGGCAAGAAATTGGGTGGGCTGTGCTTTGACAGGAAGTTGATTATCCGAGGTGAGGAAGATTGGGCTTGCCTGGCGCCCGCCTACATCATGTCAGAGGAAACGCTAAGTGACGTGTTCGAGGTGTTGAATGAATCAATTAGTCAGTTATGA
- a CDS encoding sugar O-acetyltransferase, translating to MREFMTFDAAEPALVARRRTARALCSSISNNPDGREPLYKLLFGSVGEGFEQWGNFFCEFGSNINIGDGVFINANGVFLDAFEINIGNRVFIGPHVGIYTSNHAKDLEQRRRYIESGAPVVIEDDVWIGGGATILPGVTVGKGSIIGAGAVVAKSVPPHSKVLGAGSQVYPI from the coding sequence ATGCGTGAGTTCATGACATTCGATGCGGCGGAACCTGCTTTAGTTGCCCGCAGGCGTACCGCCCGTGCTTTGTGTTCCTCCATCAGCAATAACCCTGATGGTCGGGAGCCGCTTTATAAACTCCTGTTCGGATCAGTGGGTGAGGGGTTTGAACAGTGGGGCAATTTCTTTTGTGAGTTTGGTTCGAACATAAACATTGGTGATGGTGTTTTTATTAATGCCAATGGGGTGTTCCTCGATGCGTTTGAAATAAACATCGGGAACCGTGTGTTTATCGGGCCTCATGTCGGTATTTATACCTCTAACCATGCCAAGGATCTTGAGCAGCGGCGTCGTTATATAGAATCGGGTGCACCTGTAGTCATTGAAGATGATGTATGGATTGGCGGCGGCGCAACAATCTTGCCGGGCGTCACAGTGGGTAAAGGGTCAATTATCGGTGCGGGTGCTGTCGTGGCAAAGTCGGTTCCGCCACACAGTAAAGTGCTGGGCGCTGGTTCTCAGGTTTATCCGATCTAA
- a CDS encoding type II toxin-antitoxin system HicA family toxin, producing MQSRQLIKELEAAGWVLERVTGSHHLFKHPYRPNTVPVPHPKKDLPRGTVRAIRKLAELI from the coding sequence GTGCAAAGCAGACAGTTGATCAAGGAGCTTGAAGCCGCAGGCTGGGTGCTGGAGCGAGTCACTGGCAGCCATCATCTGTTCAAGCACCCTTACAGGCCCAACACCGTTCCGGTGCCTCACCCGAAGAAGGATCTGCCACGGGGCACGGTCAGGGCCATCAGAAAACTGGCTGAACTGATCTAG
- a CDS encoding type II toxin-antitoxin system HicB family antitoxin produces the protein MQYPICIEWGDEHTATGIQIPDIPGAVTAGDSFESAYSAAIEIAHVMLEELARAGHAIPLPSPTRKHRANPDFEGMGWGMLEIDITPYLGKTEKVNVTLPGYVIQQIDRFVREHNIKSRSSFLADAAMEKLGR, from the coding sequence GTGCAATATCCCATCTGCATCGAATGGGGCGACGAACACACCGCCACCGGCATCCAGATTCCCGACATCCCCGGTGCTGTCACCGCGGGCGACAGCTTCGAGAGCGCCTATAGCGCGGCCATCGAGATTGCCCACGTCATGCTCGAAGAGCTGGCCCGAGCGGGGCACGCCATTCCCCTGCCCTCTCCCACCCGCAAGCACCGCGCCAACCCCGATTTCGAGGGCATGGGCTGGGGCATGCTGGAGATCGATATCACCCCATACCTGGGCAAGACCGAGAAGGTCAACGTGACCCTGCCAGGTTATGTCATCCAGCAGATCGACCGCTTCGTCCGCGAGCACAACATCAAGAGTCGGTCGTCCTTTCTGGCCGATGCGGCGATGGAAAAGCTCGGGCGCTGA